The following nucleotide sequence is from Piliocolobus tephrosceles isolate RC106 unplaced genomic scaffold, ASM277652v3 unscaffolded_22409, whole genome shotgun sequence.
tattccctattttttttttttttttttgagacagagtattgctctttgcccaggctggagtacaatgacttACTTaccacttactgcagcctcaacctcccaggctcaactgatccacccacctcagcctcccatgtatttgggaccacaggtgcacaccaccatgcccagctgatttttgtattttttgtagagacgagttttcgccatgttgctcaagctggtcttgaactcctgcgctcaagcaatccaccgCCTCAGTCTAccagagtgctggaattgcaggtgtgagccaccgtgcctagccttaTCTTATTTATTGAGGCATACttatctcaaaattattttaaaaccagcCCTACTTTCCCTGCCCCTCCTAGAATGGAAAAACACCTTCAGTCATACTTACTAGCTGTTTTGCATAGTGTTCCTTCCACAAAAGAAACTTCacaatttccttttttccatTCACCTGTCTTGATGTGCAGAAAAGCACAGGTGTCAATTAAATCCTCCCCATCATCTTGGTCTGTCCACTTATCAAATGTCATATTTGAATTATCAAACCACTTGAAACTCGCATCTGTCAATTAAGGAATATTTTCAACATTATGACAGTTTTAAAAGGTGTTCAAGTCAAAAAGGGTGTAGGATTAAAGGTGGAAAGTTACTAAGGTATGTCTGGTCTAAACTTCTGGTTGTAGGATTAAAATTAGAAGGAGGAATATATCCTGTGTACAGCCAAATCATCAAAAGCTATCGATTTAAGAGGTTTCTGAAGATGATCCAGTTtttgcaaaaatatatacatgtataatattcTCATgggaaaagtcaagaaaaatagttaaatgtTAGTAGTAACCTTAGTAATTTCATTTCACTTGAAAAT
It contains:
- the LOC113221259 gene encoding CD302 antigen; translation: MISIHNEEENAFILDTLKKQWKSSDDILLGMFYDTDDASFKWFDNSNMTFDKWTDQDDGEDLIDTCAFLHIKTGEWKKGNCEVSFVEGTLCKTA